The following proteins come from a genomic window of Gordonia westfalica:
- a CDS encoding YidH family protein: MGGGSDANAAPNPVPPAPAGPPGAIDARFTLAAERTLLAWVRTALGFMAAGMAIVYLAPDIDSPVLELILGLVLVALGCCLALIGAWRWRRTMRVLQSGGEMPGPAQILFVVTAIVVVAILIAVVVVVQT; this comes from the coding sequence GTGGGTGGGGGCTCCGATGCGAACGCCGCCCCGAACCCGGTTCCCCCGGCCCCGGCCGGCCCGCCGGGTGCGATCGATGCGCGGTTCACCCTCGCCGCCGAACGCACGCTCCTCGCGTGGGTGCGTACCGCGCTGGGATTCATGGCCGCGGGTATGGCGATCGTCTACCTCGCCCCCGACATCGACAGTCCGGTACTCGAACTGATCCTGGGTCTCGTCCTCGTGGCGCTGGGATGTTGCCTCGCCCTGATCGGTGCGTGGCGGTGGCGGCGCACGATGCGCGTGCTCCAGAGCGGCGGCGAGATGCCGGGCCCGGCCCAGATCCTGTTCGTCGTCACTGCGATAGTGGTGGTGGCCATCCTGATCGCGGTTGTCGTCGTAGTCCAGACGTGA
- a CDS encoding ABC transporter ATP-binding protein: protein MSMESVAWDMMYKSSTSPDGKRLRGDRRATLRRIGGFASPHRRRIGLFLVLSVFTAVLTVVTPLLAGRVVNLITASGSEAMIVGIAVAIALIAVAEAAAGIGVRWLSSNIGEGLILDLRRAVFDHVQRMPVAFFTRTRTGALVSRLNNDVIGAQRAFSDTLSGVVSNIVTLTLTLGVMIYISWQITLLALILLPIFVVPARRMGRRMASLSREAAEHNARMSTQMTERFSAPGATLVKLFGRPDLESREFADRADRVRDIGVRRAMLQAYFFTALTLVSALALALVYGLGGWLAVNEHLSAGAVVSLALLLTRMYAPLTALANARVEIMSALVSFERVFEVLDLTPLITDAPDARPVPGTESGRPVPVSVHFDNVSFAYPAADKVSLASLEEVAQLDNRAGATVLHHVDLDVPAGSMVALVGSSGAGKSTIASLATRLYDVDEGSVRLSDVDIRDLQTASVHRTVGLVTQDGHLFHDSIRANLVLARPETSDDEIWHALRRARLEELVASLPDGLDTIVGERGYRLSGGERQRMTIARLLLAQPSVVILDEATAHLDSTSEAAVQEALGEALEGRTSIVIAHRLSTVRAADEIVVLEAGRVVERGDHPTLLARNGRYAELYRTQFADDGGDPEDGTLTA, encoded by the coding sequence ATGAGCATGGAGTCGGTCGCCTGGGACATGATGTACAAGTCGTCGACCTCGCCGGACGGTAAGCGGTTGCGGGGAGATCGACGTGCGACGCTGCGCCGGATCGGCGGGTTCGCGAGCCCCCATCGGCGCCGGATCGGGCTGTTCCTGGTGCTGTCGGTGTTCACCGCGGTCCTCACCGTGGTGACGCCGCTGCTCGCCGGACGAGTCGTCAACCTCATCACCGCCAGTGGGTCCGAGGCGATGATCGTCGGAATCGCGGTGGCGATCGCCCTGATCGCCGTCGCCGAGGCGGCGGCCGGAATCGGGGTGCGGTGGCTGTCGTCGAACATCGGTGAGGGCCTCATCCTCGACCTGCGTCGCGCAGTCTTCGACCATGTCCAGCGGATGCCGGTCGCCTTCTTCACCCGGACCAGGACCGGCGCCCTGGTGAGCCGGCTCAACAACGACGTCATCGGCGCGCAGCGCGCCTTCAGCGACACACTCTCCGGTGTCGTCTCGAACATTGTGACACTCACGCTGACCCTGGGCGTGATGATCTACATCAGCTGGCAGATCACGCTGCTCGCCCTCATCCTGTTGCCGATCTTCGTGGTCCCGGCGCGTCGGATGGGACGCCGGATGGCTTCTCTCTCTCGGGAGGCCGCGGAGCACAACGCGCGCATGTCGACCCAGATGACGGAACGGTTCTCCGCACCCGGTGCCACCCTGGTCAAGCTGTTCGGCCGCCCCGACCTGGAATCACGCGAGTTCGCCGACCGTGCGGATCGTGTGCGCGACATCGGTGTTCGACGCGCGATGCTCCAGGCCTACTTCTTCACCGCGTTGACACTGGTCTCCGCGCTCGCGCTCGCCCTGGTCTACGGGCTCGGGGGATGGCTCGCGGTGAACGAGCATCTGTCGGCGGGTGCGGTCGTCTCGCTCGCCCTCCTCCTCACCCGCATGTACGCCCCGCTCACCGCGCTGGCGAACGCCCGTGTCGAGATCATGAGCGCGCTGGTCAGTTTCGAGCGCGTCTTCGAGGTCCTCGACCTGACACCGCTGATCACCGACGCCCCGGACGCACGACCGGTCCCCGGCACCGAGAGCGGCCGGCCGGTCCCGGTGTCGGTGCACTTCGACAACGTCTCCTTCGCCTACCCCGCGGCCGACAAGGTCTCGCTGGCATCGCTGGAAGAGGTTGCGCAGCTCGATAACCGGGCGGGTGCAACCGTCCTGCACCACGTCGACCTCGACGTCCCCGCCGGCAGCATGGTGGCCCTGGTCGGCAGTTCGGGTGCGGGCAAGTCGACGATCGCGAGCCTCGCCACCCGGCTCTACGACGTCGACGAGGGCTCGGTCCGACTGTCCGACGTCGACATCCGCGACCTGCAGACCGCGTCGGTGCATCGCACCGTCGGGCTGGTCACGCAGGACGGCCATCTCTTCCACGACAGCATTCGCGCCAATCTCGTTCTGGCCCGGCCCGAGACCTCCGACGACGAGATCTGGCACGCGCTGCGCCGGGCCCGCCTCGAGGAGTTGGTGGCGTCCTTGCCCGACGGCCTCGACACCATCGTCGGCGAACGCGGGTACCGCCTGTCCGGCGGTGAGCGCCAGCGGATGACCATCGCGCGACTGTTGCTCGCGCAGCCGTCGGTGGTGATCCTCGACGAGGCGACCGCACATCTGGATTCGACGTCGGAGGCCGCGGTTCAGGAAGCGTTGGGCGAGGCCCTCGAAGGACGGACCTCGATCGTCATCGCGCACCGGCTCTCGACGGTCCGCGCGGCCGACGAGATCGTGGTGCTCGAAGCGGGGCGCGTCGTCGAACGCGGAGACCACCCGACGCTTCTGGCACGCAACGGACGCTACGCCGAGCTGTATCGCACGCAGTTCGCCGACGACGGTGGGGACCCCGAGGACGGGACGCTCACGGCGTAG
- a CDS encoding HdeD family acid-resistance protein, protein MTFATAYQKHFPDELIGAVRTALIVMSIVGIVLGIIVILWPGPTIVVVAILFAISLIIAGIFRIYQAFAATFLSKGVRVLLGVVGVIVLLAGIIALFSPGDAVWLLAVFIGIGWIFQGVADLYAAATKSGHSPTWFLILSGIIAVIAGIVMIILPVFSLQVLAWVGGIMLVALSIATLLTLPKKVDAPAEPAV, encoded by the coding sequence ATGACTTTTGCGACGGCGTACCAGAAGCATTTCCCCGACGAATTGATCGGCGCCGTTCGTACCGCGCTGATCGTCATGTCGATCGTCGGCATCGTGCTGGGCATCATCGTGATCCTCTGGCCCGGTCCGACCATCGTCGTGGTGGCGATCCTCTTCGCGATCTCGCTGATCATCGCCGGAATCTTCCGTATCTACCAGGCTTTCGCGGCGACGTTCCTGAGCAAGGGCGTACGTGTCCTGCTCGGCGTCGTCGGTGTGATCGTCCTGCTCGCCGGCATCATCGCGCTCTTCAGCCCCGGTGACGCGGTGTGGCTGCTCGCGGTCTTCATCGGTATCGGCTGGATCTTCCAGGGCGTCGCCGACCTCTACGCCGCGGCCACCAAGTCCGGCCACAGCCCCACCTGGTTCCTGATCCTCTCGGGCATCATCGCCGTGATCGCCGGCATCGTGATGATCATCCTGCCGGTCTTCTCGCTCCAGGTGCTGGCCTGGGTCGGTGGCATCATGCTGGTCGCACTGTCCATCGCGACGCTGCTGACGCTTCCCAAGAAGGTCGACGCCCCGGCCGAACCGGCGGTCTGA
- the fgd gene encoding glucose-6-phosphate dehydrogenase (coenzyme-F420): MAELRLGYKASAEQFDPRELVEIAVAAEEHGLDSVAVSDHFQPWRHNGGHAPFSLAWMAAVGERTKRVQIGTSVMTPTFRYNPAVIAQAFASMGCMYPGRIMLGVGTGEALNEYATGFQGEWPEFKERFARLRESIKLMRELWTGEEVNFDGEYYHTQGAYMYDVPEQPIPVYVAAGGPVVARYAGRAGDGFICTSGKGAELYTEKLLPAVKEGAEKAERDFDAIDKMIEIKISYDPDPELALENTRFWAPLSLTPEQKHSVNSSTEMERLADELPIEQVAKRWIVASDPDEAVEKVKFYTDAGLNHLVFHAPGHDQRRFLENFQRDLEPRLRKLG; this comes from the coding sequence ATGGCAGAACTCAGGCTCGGATACAAGGCGTCGGCGGAGCAGTTCGATCCGCGCGAGTTGGTGGAGATCGCGGTCGCAGCCGAAGAGCACGGACTGGACTCGGTCGCGGTCAGCGACCACTTCCAGCCGTGGCGGCACAACGGCGGCCACGCCCCCTTCTCGCTCGCGTGGATGGCGGCCGTCGGTGAGCGCACCAAGCGCGTCCAGATCGGCACGTCGGTCATGACCCCCACCTTCCGTTACAACCCGGCGGTCATCGCCCAGGCCTTCGCGTCGATGGGATGCATGTACCCGGGTCGCATCATGCTCGGCGTCGGCACCGGCGAGGCGCTCAACGAGTACGCCACCGGCTTCCAGGGCGAGTGGCCCGAGTTCAAGGAGCGCTTCGCCCGCCTGCGCGAGTCGATCAAGCTCATGCGTGAACTGTGGACCGGTGAAGAGGTCAACTTCGACGGCGAGTACTACCACACGCAGGGTGCGTACATGTATGACGTTCCGGAACAACCGATCCCGGTGTACGTCGCCGCCGGTGGACCGGTCGTCGCCCGGTATGCGGGACGCGCCGGCGACGGCTTCATCTGCACCTCGGGCAAGGGTGCCGAGCTCTACACCGAGAAGCTTCTCCCTGCGGTGAAAGAAGGTGCGGAGAAGGCCGAACGCGACTTCGACGCCATCGACAAGATGATCGAGATCAAGATCTCCTACGATCCCGATCCCGAACTGGCGCTGGAGAACACACGATTCTGGGCGCCCCTGTCGCTGACCCCGGAGCAGAAGCACAGCGTCAACAGCTCCACCGAGATGGAACGTCTCGCCGACGAACTGCCCATCGAGCAGGTCGCCAAGCGCTGGATCGTCGCCTCCGACCCCGACGAGGCCGTCGAGAAGGTCAAGTTCTACACCGACGCCGGACTGAACCACCTCGTCTTCCATGCGCCCGGCCACGATCAGCGTCGTTTCCTGGAGAACTTCCAGCGCGACCTGGAACCGCGCCTGCGCAAGCTCGGCTAG
- a CDS encoding alpha/beta hydrolase, producing MPIVHHRRPSLLSYPLWLGSRVLLKPALALWPVNKAGLAGLFLIDRLVAVGPKPRGVVREQLTLAGRSTELIMPAGPSRRDSDTAMLYLHGGAFVVCGLGTHRSIAARLARACEMPVFSLEYRQLPAAGVGASVADAVDAYAELIRERHYRRVIVAGDSAGGFLAAKVIEAAIERGLPAPAALIGFSPLLDVDLGTNPDRSSRSDAYLPKSKMAKLAPEFDRGPVPLTGVRRIADLDPAEFPPTVMVTADGEMLEPDVIDLIETLDEAGVEALAHSYAWQVHAFPVLTTHHPETIHAIETTAAFAKQAIREGKGTDDREGQRAG from the coding sequence ATGCCCATCGTCCATCACCGGCGGCCGAGTCTCCTGTCGTATCCGCTGTGGCTCGGCTCTCGCGTGCTGCTGAAACCGGCGCTCGCGCTCTGGCCGGTCAACAAGGCCGGTCTCGCGGGCCTGTTCCTCATCGACCGGTTGGTGGCGGTGGGTCCCAAGCCCCGCGGGGTGGTCCGCGAGCAGTTGACGCTCGCGGGGCGCTCCACGGAGCTGATCATGCCGGCCGGACCGTCGCGTCGGGACAGTGACACGGCGATGCTCTACCTGCACGGCGGTGCCTTCGTCGTGTGCGGTCTCGGTACTCATCGGTCGATCGCCGCCCGTCTGGCCCGTGCCTGCGAGATGCCGGTGTTCTCGCTCGAGTACCGGCAGCTTCCGGCGGCCGGGGTGGGCGCATCGGTGGCCGACGCCGTCGACGCGTACGCCGAACTGATCCGCGAGCGTCACTATCGGCGAGTCATCGTCGCCGGCGACTCCGCGGGCGGGTTCCTCGCGGCCAAGGTCATCGAGGCCGCCATCGAACGGGGACTCCCGGCCCCCGCGGCGCTCATCGGATTCTCGCCGCTGCTCGACGTCGACCTGGGCACCAACCCGGACCGGTCCAGTCGCTCCGACGCCTACCTGCCGAAGTCGAAGATGGCGAAGCTGGCGCCCGAGTTCGACCGCGGTCCCGTGCCGTTGACCGGGGTACGCCGCATCGCCGATCTCGACCCCGCCGAGTTCCCGCCGACGGTCATGGTGACCGCCGACGGCGAGATGCTGGAACCCGATGTCATCGACCTGATCGAGACCCTCGACGAGGCCGGGGTCGAAGCCCTCGCACACAGCTACGCTTGGCAGGTACATGCGTTCCCGGTGCTGACCACCCATCACCCGGAGACCATCCACGCGATCGAGACGACCGCGGCATTCGCGAAGCAGGCAATACGAGAGGGCAAGGGCACTGACGACCGAGAGGGCCAACGAGCCGGCTGA
- a CDS encoding LysR family transcriptional regulator, producing MVDIHRLRVLRSVIGERSIGGAATALGYTPSAVSQHIATLQRETGLTLIERDGRGIVPTEAGTILAAESEPVFEQLARVDGLISELRDGRLGQLRINYFASAGATWIPPIVAALTREFPGLRLDLRLIELADPSAASPDVEIYVADTDHPAGDSGGYTSRPLTSDPYHAVVPHESHWAGRESVTLRELSPVPWVDNDVARGPCRQALLNACTSVGFTPDFSIETQDYPTAIRFVAAGVGLTVVPQLALTHLPAGVVAIPIVDPTPVRAIRVRVRQSAQDLPPVQRVLELLDAAVLQPIHRLRQAQPAGPR from the coding sequence ATGGTCGACATCCACCGACTCCGGGTCCTGCGGTCCGTCATCGGCGAGCGATCCATCGGCGGCGCCGCCACCGCTCTGGGGTACACGCCGTCGGCGGTCAGCCAGCACATCGCCACCCTGCAGCGAGAAACCGGACTGACACTCATCGAGCGCGACGGCCGGGGCATCGTGCCCACCGAGGCCGGCACTATCCTGGCCGCCGAATCCGAGCCGGTCTTCGAACAGCTGGCGCGCGTGGACGGCCTCATCTCCGAACTCCGCGACGGACGCCTGGGGCAACTCCGGATCAACTACTTCGCATCGGCAGGGGCCACGTGGATCCCGCCGATCGTCGCGGCCCTGACGCGCGAATTCCCCGGCCTGAGACTCGACCTCCGGCTGATCGAACTCGCGGACCCCTCCGCCGCCTCCCCCGACGTCGAGATCTACGTCGCCGACACCGACCACCCCGCCGGCGATTCCGGCGGCTACACCAGCCGCCCCCTCACCAGCGACCCGTATCACGCAGTGGTACCGCATGAGTCGCACTGGGCCGGTCGCGAGTCGGTGACCCTGCGTGAGCTGTCCCCGGTGCCGTGGGTCGACAACGACGTCGCCCGGGGCCCGTGCCGGCAGGCACTCCTGAACGCCTGCACCTCAGTCGGTTTCACACCGGACTTCAGCATCGAGACACAGGACTACCCGACCGCGATCCGCTTCGTCGCCGCCGGCGTCGGACTCACCGTGGTCCCACAACTCGCGCTCACCCACCTACCCGCCGGGGTGGTGGCGATCCCCATCGTCGACCCCACACCCGTCCGCGCGATCCGGGTGCGCGTACGACAGAGCGCTCAGGACCTGCCGCCGGTACAGCGAGTACTGGAACTGCTCGACGCCGCTGTGCTGCAGCCGATTCACAGGCTTCGACAAGCTCAGCCAGCGGGGCCGCGCTGA
- a CDS encoding Pls/PosA family non-ribosomal peptide synthetase: MTQVQIHPQFLLSAQADDPRTLCDVLTETARANPDAAAIDDGDVTLTYGQLLALIRRTVARFAEVGVGRGSRVGIRMPSGSRDLYVAILATLYAGAAYVPVDADDPDERAELVFTEAAVDAIVDADGPRSTKPAGTTAAAPARPTPDDDAWIIFTSGSTGTPKGVAVTHRNAAAFVDAEAHIFLADEPIGPGDRVLAGLSVAFDASCEEMWLAWRNGACLVPAPRSLVRSGMDLGPWLVARDITVVSTVPTLASLWPPEALEAVRLLIFGGEACPPELADRLAVPGREVWNTYGPTEATVVACAAPLGGPGPVRIGLPLRGWDLAVVDAESQPVAEGEVGELVIGGVGLARYLDPAKDAEKYAPMPSLGWERAYRSGDLVRLDPAGLIFMGRADDQVKVGGRRIELGEIDNALQHLPGVSGAAAAVRKSAAGNSLLVGYLVSPDPDFDVSAAHAELTRHLPAAMVPTLALVDELPTRTSGKVDRDALPWPLPGSSRPVDDDVELGETELWLAQLWTDVLGIRISHPDVDFFAEGGGSLAAAQLVTAIRGRHPDISVADLYDHPRLGSMAEMLDARRPMTSIVERHVAPTPRATGLAQLALTVPLTTLTGLQWATWLGVVNNLGVVVADRLDRSVPWLVEVNWWVLLAAFLVFITPPGRMCIAAIGSRLLLSGVTPGEYPRGGSVHVRLWVAERLLDASGAANLSGAPWMIYLARALGAQIGRGVDLHTIPPVTGLLTVGEGASVEPEVDLAGWWIDGDVVHIGEVAIKRGASIGARSTLMPGAVVGRDAVVAPGSAVFGRVKARQHWAGSPAIKVGKAAHPWPDHRPPRASVWVPVYGLSSLVLAAIPLISLAAGLAVIGTWALSADRLRDVAIRALILLPAATLTSLVVFAAITAALVRLASLGLSTGYHPVRSRVGWQVWLTERLLDAARTYLFPLYASLLTPIWFRVLGAKVGKSTEISTALVLPRFTTIGDGAFLADDTMVASYELGGGWLHIDEAKIGKRSFLGNSGMTGPGRKVPKNGLVAVLSATPDRAKSGSSWLGSPPVRLRRTAAETDTSRTFDPPMKLKVARSVIETLRLVPVMVSFGLGVGMLIGLQYVAVHVHYGVAALVSGLLLLGVGAIACGTAAAAKWLVVGRITVSEHPLWSSFVWRNELSDAFVETVAAPWFANAATGTPILNLWLRLLGARIGRGVWCETYWLPEADLVSLGDGATVQRGCVVQTHLFHDRVMAIDRVTLDAGATLGPHCVALPASGLGESATVGPASLVMRGDVVPAHTRWQGNPIAPWPTAK, translated from the coding sequence GTGACACAGGTACAGATCCATCCGCAGTTCCTGCTGTCCGCGCAGGCAGACGACCCGCGGACCCTGTGCGACGTCCTCACCGAGACCGCACGGGCGAATCCCGATGCCGCCGCCATCGACGACGGCGACGTCACCCTCACCTACGGCCAACTGCTGGCATTGATCCGACGCACCGTCGCGCGTTTCGCCGAGGTCGGCGTCGGGCGCGGCAGCCGCGTCGGCATCCGGATGCCGTCCGGTTCGCGCGATCTGTACGTCGCCATCCTGGCCACCCTCTACGCCGGTGCCGCCTACGTCCCCGTCGACGCCGACGATCCCGACGAGCGCGCCGAACTCGTCTTCACCGAAGCCGCGGTCGATGCCATCGTCGACGCCGACGGCCCGCGGTCGACGAAACCCGCGGGCACCACCGCCGCTGCCCCGGCACGTCCCACACCCGACGACGACGCGTGGATCATCTTCACCTCGGGTTCCACCGGGACACCGAAGGGAGTCGCGGTCACCCACCGCAACGCCGCCGCCTTCGTCGACGCCGAGGCACACATCTTCCTCGCCGACGAACCGATCGGACCGGGTGACCGTGTCCTCGCCGGACTCTCGGTCGCCTTCGACGCGTCGTGCGAGGAGATGTGGCTGGCGTGGCGCAACGGCGCCTGCCTGGTGCCCGCACCGCGATCGCTGGTGCGCAGCGGCATGGACCTGGGCCCGTGGCTGGTGGCGCGCGACATCACGGTGGTCTCGACCGTGCCGACGCTGGCCTCGCTGTGGCCCCCGGAGGCCCTGGAAGCGGTGCGGCTGCTGATCTTCGGCGGCGAGGCCTGTCCGCCGGAGCTCGCCGACCGGCTCGCCGTACCCGGCCGCGAGGTGTGGAACACCTACGGACCCACCGAGGCGACGGTCGTCGCCTGCGCCGCCCCGCTCGGCGGCCCCGGCCCGGTGCGCATCGGATTACCGCTGCGCGGTTGGGATCTCGCGGTCGTCGACGCAGAGAGTCAGCCGGTCGCAGAGGGCGAGGTCGGTGAACTGGTCATCGGCGGCGTCGGCCTGGCCCGTTACCTCGACCCGGCCAAGGACGCCGAGAAGTACGCCCCGATGCCATCCCTGGGCTGGGAACGCGCCTACCGCAGTGGCGATCTCGTCCGGCTCGATCCCGCGGGCCTGATCTTCATGGGCCGCGCCGACGACCAGGTGAAGGTCGGCGGGCGACGCATCGAACTCGGCGAGATCGACAACGCGCTGCAGCATCTGCCCGGGGTGAGCGGCGCCGCCGCCGCCGTCCGCAAGTCCGCGGCCGGCAACAGCCTGCTCGTCGGATACCTGGTCTCCCCGGATCCCGACTTCGACGTCTCCGCGGCACATGCCGAGCTCACCCGCCACCTGCCCGCCGCGATGGTCCCGACCCTCGCCCTCGTAGACGAATTGCCCACGCGCACTTCGGGAAAGGTTGATCGCGATGCGCTGCCCTGGCCCCTGCCGGGCAGCAGCAGACCAGTGGATGACGATGTGGAACTCGGTGAGACCGAGTTGTGGCTGGCGCAGTTGTGGACCGATGTGCTCGGAATCCGGATCTCCCATCCCGATGTGGACTTCTTCGCGGAGGGCGGTGGTTCGCTGGCGGCAGCGCAGCTGGTGACGGCGATCCGCGGACGCCACCCCGACATCTCGGTCGCCGACCTCTACGACCATCCGCGTCTCGGGTCCATGGCGGAGATGCTCGACGCGCGCAGACCGATGACGAGCATCGTCGAACGCCATGTGGCGCCGACACCGCGCGCAACCGGGCTCGCCCAGCTCGCACTGACCGTCCCGCTGACGACCCTGACCGGCCTGCAGTGGGCGACCTGGCTCGGCGTCGTGAACAACCTCGGCGTCGTCGTCGCCGACCGGCTGGACCGGTCGGTGCCCTGGCTCGTCGAGGTGAACTGGTGGGTCCTGCTCGCCGCCTTCCTGGTCTTCATCACCCCGCCCGGCCGGATGTGTATCGCGGCGATCGGTTCCCGGCTGCTTCTCTCCGGGGTCACGCCGGGCGAGTATCCCCGCGGCGGCAGCGTGCACGTGCGTCTGTGGGTGGCCGAACGGCTCCTCGACGCGAGCGGCGCGGCCAACCTGTCGGGCGCACCGTGGATGATCTACCTCGCCCGCGCGCTCGGGGCGCAGATCGGCCGGGGCGTCGACCTGCACACCATCCCGCCCGTCACCGGACTGCTGACCGTCGGGGAGGGCGCGTCGGTCGAACCGGAGGTCGACCTCGCCGGCTGGTGGATCGACGGCGACGTCGTCCACATCGGCGAGGTCGCGATCAAACGCGGCGCGTCGATCGGTGCGCGTTCGACGCTCATGCCGGGCGCGGTGGTCGGTCGGGACGCCGTCGTCGCGCCGGGTTCGGCGGTCTTCGGTCGGGTGAAAGCGCGCCAGCACTGGGCCGGTTCACCCGCGATCAAGGTCGGCAAGGCCGCACATCCGTGGCCCGACCATCGCCCGCCGCGCGCGAGCGTATGGGTCCCCGTCTACGGGTTGTCCTCGCTGGTGCTGGCCGCGATCCCGCTGATCTCGCTCGCCGCCGGACTCGCCGTCATCGGCACCTGGGCTCTTTCCGCAGACCGGTTGCGCGACGTCGCGATCCGCGCGCTCATCCTCCTACCTGCGGCGACCCTGACCAGCCTCGTGGTCTTCGCCGCGATCACCGCAGCGCTCGTCCGCCTGGCCTCACTGGGGTTGAGTACCGGCTACCACCCGGTGCGCTCGCGGGTCGGGTGGCAGGTCTGGCTCACCGAACGTCTCCTCGACGCCGCCCGCACCTACCTGTTCCCGCTCTACGCCAGCCTGCTGACACCGATCTGGTTCCGGGTGCTGGGGGCCAAGGTCGGCAAGAGCACCGAGATCTCGACCGCACTCGTGCTGCCACGCTTCACCACCATCGGCGACGGCGCCTTCCTGGCCGACGACACGATGGTCGCGTCGTACGAACTCGGCGGCGGGTGGTTGCACATCGACGAGGCGAAGATCGGCAAGCGCTCCTTCCTCGGCAACTCGGGAATGACCGGGCCGGGTCGCAAGGTACCCAAGAACGGCCTGGTCGCCGTGCTGTCCGCGACCCCTGACCGTGCGAAGTCGGGGTCGAGCTGGCTGGGCAGCCCACCGGTCCGGCTGCGCCGCACCGCCGCCGAGACCGACACCTCGCGCACCTTCGATCCGCCGATGAAGCTGAAGGTCGCGCGCTCCGTCATCGAGACCCTGCGCCTCGTCCCGGTGATGGTGTCGTTCGGGCTGGGTGTCGGGATGCTGATCGGGCTGCAGTACGTCGCCGTCCACGTGCACTACGGCGTCGCCGCGCTGGTCAGCGGCCTGTTGCTGCTCGGAGTGGGCGCCATCGCCTGTGGCACCGCGGCCGCCGCGAAATGGCTTGTCGTCGGCCGGATCACGGTGAGCGAACACCCGCTGTGGAGTTCCTTCGTCTGGCGAAACGAGCTGTCCGACGCATTCGTCGAGACCGTGGCCGCGCCGTGGTTCGCCAACGCCGCCACCGGGACACCGATCCTCAACCTCTGGTTGCGTCTGCTCGGCGCCCGGATCGGACGTGGCGTGTGGTGTGAGACCTACTGGCTACCCGAGGCCGATCTGGTCAGCCTCGGCGACGGCGCGACCGTTCAGCGCGGCTGCGTCGTCCAGACCCATCTGTTCCACGACCGCGTCATGGCCATCGATCGCGTCACCCTCGACGCCGGCGCGACCCTGGGACCACACTGTGTCGCCCTCCCCGCGTCGGGGCTGGGCGAATCGGCAACGGTCGGACCGGCATCGCTGGTCATGCGCGGTGACGTGGTGCCCGCGCACACCCGCTGGCAGGGCAACCCCATCGCACCGTGGCCGACGGCAAAGTAG